One genomic window of Micromonospora sp. WMMD1128 includes the following:
- a CDS encoding DUF485 domain-containing protein: protein MSTDTPASAPSESTAERYLAVQRSDEFAGLRRTLRGFIFPMTVAFFLWYALYVILSAYARGFMGTKLVGNINVALVFGLLQFVSTFVIAWLYSRFANRRIDPVADQIRAEMGEVNHEHGPRG, encoded by the coding sequence TCGACCGCGGAACGGTATCTAGCCGTCCAGCGGTCGGACGAGTTCGCCGGGTTGCGGCGCACGCTGCGCGGCTTCATCTTCCCGATGACCGTCGCGTTCTTCCTGTGGTACGCGCTCTACGTCATCCTCTCCGCGTACGCGCGGGGTTTCATGGGCACGAAGCTGGTCGGCAACATCAACGTCGCCCTGGTCTTCGGCCTGCTCCAGTTCGTCTCCACGTTCGTCATCGCCTGGCTCTACTCGCGGTTCGCCAACCGGCGGATCGACCCGGTCGCCGACCAGATCCGCGCCGAGATGGGGGAGGTGAACCATGAACACGGTCCTCGCGGCTGA